One genomic window of Polyangium aurulentum includes the following:
- a CDS encoding PAS domain-containing protein yields MTNLSLVDPSHWRSFDLLQRVIDTVPDPIFIKDREHRWIAMNQGFCRHVGRPYEVLLGKSDWEFMPPEQAKVYWEHDDLVFESGVADENQEFATGSDGIEKTIWTRKYPMRDDAGNVIGLCGIVTDITTMKDRFLAAERLEIENRGQLALIEAQREMLARLAVPVVRIWEGVLLLPLVGALTQDRAELVTESVLDAIGRASARFVIIDVTGVPLVDTMAADALLRTVRAASLLGCESVLVGIGAAMAQTLIGFDIDLGRITTRATLERGLEYALGRLSYRIVRAKGSTASGTIT; encoded by the coding sequence ATGACCAACCTATCGCTCGTCGATCCCTCCCACTGGCGCTCCTTCGATCTCCTTCAGCGCGTAATCGATACCGTGCCCGATCCGATCTTCATCAAGGATCGCGAGCACCGCTGGATCGCCATGAACCAGGGCTTTTGCAGGCACGTCGGTCGCCCGTACGAGGTGCTCCTCGGCAAGAGCGACTGGGAGTTCATGCCCCCCGAGCAGGCGAAGGTCTACTGGGAGCACGACGATCTCGTGTTCGAATCCGGCGTGGCGGACGAGAACCAGGAGTTCGCCACCGGGTCCGACGGCATCGAGAAGACGATCTGGACCCGCAAGTACCCGATGCGCGACGACGCGGGGAACGTGATCGGGCTCTGCGGCATCGTCACCGACATCACGACCATGAAGGACAGGTTCCTCGCGGCCGAGCGGCTCGAGATCGAGAACCGCGGGCAGCTCGCGCTGATCGAGGCGCAGCGCGAGATGCTCGCGAGGCTCGCGGTGCCGGTCGTCCGCATCTGGGAGGGCGTGCTGCTCTTGCCGCTCGTCGGCGCGCTGACCCAGGACCGCGCCGAGCTGGTGACCGAGAGCGTGCTCGACGCGATCGGCCGCGCCTCCGCCCGGTTCGTGATCATCGACGTGACGGGCGTGCCCCTCGTCGACACGATGGCCGCCGACGCCCTCTTGCGCACGGTGCGCGCGGCGTCGCTGCTCGGCTGCGAGAGCGTGCTCGTGGGCATCGGGGCGGCGATGGCGCAGACCTTGATCGGGTTCGACATCGATCTCGGTCGCATCACGACGCGCGCGACCCTCGAGCGCGGGCTCGAGTACGCGCTCGGCCGGCTGTCTTATCGGATCGTCCGGGCGAAGGGCTCCACGGCAAGCGGGACAATCACGTAA